The DNA sequence CAGCCCCACACACTCTTCGACCGCATCGTTAACGGCCCAATCTCCGAGGCCCAGGCGGCCGTCCTCATCAAGAGCCTTCTCGAAGCCCTGGCCCACTGCCACCGCATGGGCGTGGCCCACCGCGACATCAAGCCCGACAATGTTCTCTTCGACTCCGCGGATAATCTCAAGCTGGCGGACTTCGGGTCGGCGGAGTGGTTCGGCGACGGGAGCACCATGAGTGGCGTGGTGGGGACGCCGTACTACGTGGCGCCGGAGGTTGTGATGGGAAGGGAGTATGATGAGAAAGTTGATGTGTGGAGCTGTGGtgttattttgtatataatgtTGGCAGGGATCCCTCCTTTCTACGGAGACTCTGCCGCTGAGATCTTTGAGGCTGTCGTTAGGGCTAACCTCCGCTTCCCTTCTAGAATCTTCCGGAATGTCTCCCCCGCCGCCAAGGATCTCCTCAGAAAAATGATCTCTCGAGACCCTTCTAGAAGGTTCTCAGCAGAACAAGCCTTGAGTAAGTTCTCATCACTTTCTGCACAACAAACAACTCTTCCATCTTCATCTTTGTACTTCATTTTGGGGCTTTTGTGTTgatggtttttttttctctctctgtaGGACACCCTTGGATCTTGAGTGCTGGTGACACGGCTCAGTTGACTTGAACGTGAGATGAATGCAATGGAGCTagatatacttatatatatagaaagagatagagagaaagagaaagagagagacgACCTAAGCTACTTGAGATGGTTGGTGTAGCTGATTTTGCCCCTTGTCTTTGTTCTCTTCTACTATGACAATAAGCTGGTCTACTCGTGGTGGCAGAGGAAGGAACGGAACAGAGGAAGCTTCTGTAAATTCTGGTGGTTGCAAGTAGatttttttcccctttttttttgttttttatcatGGAATCTGAGGGAGACtctgtatgtatgtatgtatgtgagTCCAGAGAATCTTGTTTTCTTCCACTCTCGATGATTTTCTCTGTATAGAAAGTGAGAAAGTGGGTTATCTCCCAGACTCCCCCACTACA is a window from the Vigna unguiculata cultivar IT97K-499-35 chromosome 7, ASM411807v1, whole genome shotgun sequence genome containing:
- the LOC114189686 gene encoding phosphoenolpyruvate carboxylase kinase 2-like; amino-acid sequence: MCEALKTQYQVNEEIGRGRFGTIFRCFDPLTNEPYACKVIDKSLLADSTDRECLQNEPKFMTLLSPHPNVLQIFDVFEDDDYLSIVMDLCQPHTLFDRIVNGPISEAQAAVLIKSLLEALAHCHRMGVAHRDIKPDNVLFDSADNLKLADFGSAEWFGDGSTMSGVVGTPYYVAPEVVMGREYDEKVDVWSCGVILYIMLAGIPPFYGDSAAEIFEAVVRANLRFPSRIFRNVSPAAKDLLRKMISRDPSRRFSAEQALRHPWILSAGDTAQLT